The Triplophysa dalaica isolate WHDGS20190420 chromosome 18, ASM1584641v1, whole genome shotgun sequence genome includes the window aTAATCACTTAATCTACCTAATGTAACTAAACATATTCCAGCAGGTTGATGAATAATGTAATCATAGTTAAGGTTTTAAACATGATGTAATTGATTAATGATGACTGATGATTACAGAACTGAACTGAACACTGAGGTTTAGAGAACAGACACTTGTGTGACCTTACAGCACTGATATATATCATCTGTCAGACAAAACATCCACGTCTACAGTAACCAGCacaacccaaacacacacacgtgaacacacacacacacacacacacacataaccgGATCTGCCTGATCTTCAATCTTGAAACATGTCAACATCTCCAGCAGAATGACATCAAATCGACAATTACTTTATTAATATCAACCAATGTGTGTCTCATTCGTCACAGTATTTGAAGTGATTCATAATTCACTTCCTCCACAATGTCACACACTACACATACAGTTTTTCCTCGTGAAGATTTAAACATGTTGTATGTTTTAGTGATTCTCTGTGATCATATTATCAAAGTTCGATTTGTTACTCGCATTCAAAATACTGTAGCTGACTAAACAATAGTGCACTgtgataaaataaattcatgttGGGCACCAtatagtaagtacaaatttatTCTACAGTATTAACAACAGTCTGTTGTAAGTAAAGAATACTGAAGGAATTATACTAATTTTGTACGGAATATTACAATTTACTGAGCTCTAAATCAGGTCCTATACtacaatatttttacatgtggaTCACTATAATGTAGTTTTTTAACAGCTGTGAAAACCAATAATTATCTGCTTATTGTTAACAATGAATTAATATTCTCGTAAAATGAGCttaaaacattcattcattcactcacagtGCCATAGCAACATGGAATTAGTTTTTTCCTCTTTTCCCACAAGTTCAGAAGAAGCGGAACATTCATAGAAATAAAACTTCACATGTAATGGTTTAGTTTTAAAGCAAAGCACTGTGACTTTTCTTCTCtcatgttgtgtgttgtgttgtgttgtgtatctGACCTGCCAGAATGGCTTTTCCAGGATGCGTGAGTTTCCCCGCGGGCGCGGCTGCGCGTTCACGCGTCATCTTCACTCAACAAATGTTTCTGTGAGAGCAGCGCGCGATCCGCCGACCATAGACTGATGACATGAGACCGGCCTCAGCCAATCACCGCGCAGAAACCGAGCACAGGGCGGGgctctcgccctctctctctttcgatGGGCGAATCTCGTTTTTAAGGTGGACTGAATCTTCTCCACCTTAAAACTCCatcacatcattttaaaacgtGATATACTGAAATGTGTACAAcgttcacaaaacacaaacccAGCGGTGAAGAGAGAAATAATGCAGCGTGTGACTTAAtgttaaagaaaacattcacccgacaataaaatattgtcaatatttattcaatatttgtcaataatattATATCCTCCTGCCGTTAagatattcttctgtggaacaaaaaaacTGATATTTCGAGGTATTCTTCCATACGTTCACaactgttaaagggacagttcacctaaaaataaacattctgtcactcaccatttactcactttGATTTCTTCAAACAACATAGAGATGAATTACGGTGGCGTATTGCTGCCACACGCATTTGATTAATATGGATATTATGTAGTTAAACGAGATAATATGtagttaaaatgaaataatatgtCGTTTTAATGAGATAATATGACGTCACAATtccgttaatgctaaaatgcGCGATATGTTATCTTGTTTAAACGacatattatttagttttaatgaCACATTATCTCGTTATTATGATATAATTGAgtggaaaaaaataacatgtatgTGACAGCAATACACTACTGTAATGAATAAGACAGTAAGACACACACATGTGCTGATGGAGGTGTTAACAGAAATAACAGAGATGTGTGTAACAGCATGTTTAATGCGTGTAAACTttattcttctgtgtttttgtcacaacACAGATTTTCTTGTTAAACTCACAACAGTCTGACTGCGTTTCTCAGCATTTCACACTATCTCACTTTTTTGTGCTTTGCTAAtcttttttttcctaaaaaaatCCTGGACATGTTTCCAGACAGTGCTTATGGCTTACAGAAGATCATGCGCAGGTAACATATCAAACGTTTGCTTCATGCCTTTGGCGTCTTTCATGGCTTTCACGTCAACTTCAAAGCTTGATATACGAGCGATGGAGGCAGACACACGTTTGTTCGAGCTCATCGCTGAAATCTCAGCATGCATATGTGATGTCACGGCGTTCTCATGCCGCTCATTTTGTACCACTGAAATGTACAGTAGTGCcgctttaaatgtaaacaaaagacaaataaactccagaataaaacaatgaaagatGGGTGAGAAGTGATAAACAGacagtgtgttgtgtgtttgtgttcatagtAACTCTCAGTAGTGTCCGTGTGTGTGAGCATTTCCAGCACAGTGAGTGTGGTTTagtgtctctctcttctcttgtTCTCTTGTAAGTTCAGTGCTCATGTGGTGAGAAAACATATTGAGATGAAGATGTCGGATTGAAAGCTGCATGTTTGTTTGACTGCAGGTAAACAACATTTATCAGGAGCTCTAAATGCAGCAGCCGAGCATCCGCAGGCACATATTTCCCAGAATTCCAAGCAGGTTCGCTGTGGGCACATCAAGGCTGAAGGTTGAAGCCGTACGCTGGAGGAACAAATCCAGGAGCAGAGTATCCGTAACCCGGGAAACCCGACTGAGGTGCGACGGGTGATTGATTGCTGGTCAACATTGACTGGTGccctgcacgcacacacacacacacacacaaacacacacacacaggtcactATGAAGTGTACTTGTTATGTGTAATTCTATGTATGAAAGAGAAAATATTCCTTCATTAGAGTTACCCAACACTACGGACGTGGCTTCAGGGAGGTCATCATCATCTGAGACTCTCTTGGTTTCTTCTTGCTGAAGTTCATCCACctgtatgagagagagaaacatcacTGTCATCTCTGTCAGATTGTGTGTTTACTTCACACATCACACACTCGACCTCACACACAGCGTCTGAACGCTCAAGTCACCGGAGGAGACGCTCTAAAGCTCGTCTGTCTGATGTTTGTTTACAGCAGATCATGCAAACCCCAAACCCACATTACATGCCAATATTACATTCACTTCACCAGCATGATGTGAAATACAGTTAGAAGAGGATTTAGATATTTTGTGAATGATCATCatgttaagtttttttttaatcattttatagttatttttctAAAGATACAATTTCTACATGAATCTTAAATTTATACAATAATCctaaaatcaaaaaaaaatatttagacatCCACGATAATTTTAAATTACGTTTTTTACTATTATGAAATATCCATGAAATACTGTATCTAGAATAACGTTATAATCCCTAAAAACATCTTATATCCCTAAAAGAATCCTAAAATCTCTAAATTAATCTTAATCTTTAAAAGTATTCTAGAATctctaaattatttaaaaatttctAGAATAGTCTTAAAATGTTCAAAGTCCCTAATCCTAAATCtctaaaataatcttaaaatctcaaaattaatagtacatttctaaaataatccataatacaataaataactttaaaaccCCTAATCctaaatctgtaaaataatcCTCATATCTCTAAATTAATAGtacatttctaaaataatccgaaataaaataaataactttaaaatcccTAATCCCAATAGTCTAAAATAATCCTCATATCTCtaaattaatattcaatttCTAAAATAATccgaaataaaataaaacaatcctaatattttaattaatatttaaactcTAAATTATTCTTATAAAACAGTGTTACTGCCACCTGCAGATCAAACTGAGATACTGCAACTATAAACATCAACAGTTCAATACAGActaaaaaaacagagaagagGCTTTCATGGTAACAGATGTGACGAACAATTGTATCTCTTactcacaaacacaacaaaacaaacaaaaagtacTTTTACAGGTATAAAGCAGTGGATTATGGGTAATCAAGCAACATACTGAGTCTACATGCACAatgtaagaaagagagagagagtcagagaccTTCACCTGTCTGGCTAACTCATCCACCTGTAGATGAGGGAAAGTCACGTGAGCGATCACATATCATTAACACTGTCCATAACttctaaataaaagtaaaaatgtattaaaggcACTAAACCTTACAGACATGTCGTTGCATCTGTCATGTGTTTAGGTGTGTGAGGTATATTTGTCATACATACCTTCCTCAGGTACTCTCTCATCTTCTGAATGAAGTAAGGCATAGTGAAGTCTACGAGGCCGTGTCTCCAGGCCAGCTCCAGAACAACATCAGGAGCCAGAAGATCATAACAGGTGAAGAGGCAAGCGGCGAAACACTCCCGCTTCCCTCCTCCACAAACCAGCGCAAGAGATCCTGAGCCAGAGCGCCGTCCTGTGACTCAGCAGCGTACCGCATGGCATCCTGACACAAAGATAAACATCTGTAATAATGATACAGTGGAGATCATGACAGCTGCAGCTTCACAGTACCTTATAGAGTTTGTCTCTCTTGCAGAGCTGAATGCTTTGAGTCCAGCGCTGGCTTCTCTTGTAGAGATATGCAGCGATGCGTCTGAACTCCAGCAGATCATGTGACTCCAGACGCTGAGCTAAAGCAATACTGTCAACATTATCATACACGTCTAGAGAGGCTCGCAGACCCtgaatgaacacacacacacacaacatatcaTCACTAATGTCTGCTCTtacctgtctgtgtgtgcgtgtgtatatgAGTGTcggtttgagtgtgtgtgtgtgtgtgtgtgtgtgcatgtgtttgtgcctgagtttgtatgtgtgtttgtgtgcgtgtgtgtttgagtgtgtctaaggttgtgtgttttagtgtgtgtttgtgtgtgtgtttggagtgcatgtttgtgtgcttgtgtgtgtgggtgtgtatgtgtgtgtgtttgtgtatgggTGTGcatgggtgtgtttgtgtggtgtgtgtttttctgtgtgtgtgtgtgtgtgtgtgtacccgATAGTCCTCTTCATCTGTCAGCAGGTTGTTGAGCGCTTCATTCACAGTTCTGTTATTGTGGTTCTGCACTGATCTCAGATACTGTTTAACCAACCGCAACTGATtcacctacaaacacacacaaatcatcATCAATGTGCAGATGTGTTCACAGTTAGTGACAGCTCTGActgttttaactttatttatactTCTCTTTATACAATACAATCagatttacagaaaaaataacagaaaaaagacaATCAGTTTTCAGTTGAATAACAACACTGATGTTGTAAAGTTTTTCTAGCTctagtgtatgtgtgtgtgtgtgtgtttaccctGCTGAAGACGCTGACGGTTCTGGTGTGGTCCAGTCGAGGTGTCAGAACAGACAGTAGATCGTTGAGCAGAAGGGGTTTAAAATCCAAATAAAATGTTAGAGATTTATAATAAAGTTCCACATTTGCCACCTGCAGGAGAGACACACAAAACGCACAAGATCAACACATCGACAGACAACCTCATTAGAATAAACACAACATCTCTTGACTATCTCAGTTGCAATGGAGAGCAGACCGCTGCTTTCTCAAAATTCTCATTTGTCTCCATATAAATTTCACAATCACATCTCTTGTCAAGACACCAgaagtaaatgacaaaattagaGATTGGTTCACAATATGAACTATGCATGTTCATTTTTACTATTGAGTCTCCCGAGCAATGAAAGAGAAATCTCAGAgtgtaaagtgtgtttgttACCTTGACGATGAGCTCTTTAAATGTGGCGTCTCTCCAGGCATCTGTAGGGTgactcatcatcatcacaacagCGTTGTCATACTCTTCATATTTATCATGCAGAAACACAAGCTCCGCCCACAGATGGGCCTGTTCCGCCGCTCGTAAcacctgaccaatcacaagACACGAGCTGTTAGGCTTAGtttgtcaacacaacacaactgagCCGGTCATTTTACGATGTGGTCTGAGCTGTGGTTGAATATGTTTTTAGACCTTTGGGATGTTGACTCTGGACCAGAAGAGATCCAGATGTTCTCTCATCCTCTGAGGTTTGTGTTTGGAGTAGAGGATCGCCAGCTCCGTGAACATGCCCATGTGAGCGCGCTCCAGTCCTAGCGCAGCCTCCAACAACAACATCAGATCCTCAAAATACCCACGATCctgagagacagacacagagagagagagagtgcaagtgagtgagtgagtgagagacagagagagagacaaagagagacagagagagagacatagagagacagagaaagagagagagagagtgagtgagtaagagagacagagagagagagacagagagagagagagagagagagagacagggagagacagggagagacagagagagagacacagagagagagagagagagagagagagagagagagagacagaagagagagagagagagagagagagagacagggcagTGTGATAAGACTCAAGTGAAACTTTGTGATTTCTTGCAGATGtaatgaagatgatgatgaagattcTTTACCTGATAGTAGCTGATCAGTTCTTCCAGTTCATCAGCGTGAGTCACTATGTGGAGACCGGAGACCTGCGCCAACCTGAAGTCCTCTCCATCTACACACGCAAAACACAcctgacaaacacagacacacacacacaacgagCAGAATGAACAATATCCATCACTACCTTGTGTCCTTACCAGCATTTCTAAATTAACCAAACACAGTTGTCAACAGTATTGCTTTAGATCTTTCCAGGTGTTTGGATCTTCACCTCTTTCCACGTGCGTGTGCAGCTGGCCTTACGTGCGCTGTCCACGGCCGCCTGAAACTCGCCGAGGTGAACCAGCGTGGAGGCCAGACGAGCAAAATTAGACACGTTATTAAAGAGCAGCCGGGCCGCTTCAAACATCTTCTCTTCATAACATCTCTCACCAACCtacagacacaaacagataccTGAAACATTGAACATAAACCTGCTGTGAGACTCATGATGGTCACAggcagtgttgggcaagttactttgaaaaagtaatccaTTACAAGTTACTCATTACACATTCAATAGTGTATTTAGATTACTGttaccaaagtatacaaatgggagaattatacattaaagcattttaaagttgACTGTGAATTTCAATTCCACTATTGGACACATATCACACACagtttttagtttaattacttcagaagtaactgtaattacaGAAGGATAAATAAGAATAATCCCTTATAGAGCATTCCCACCAAATGCGACTagcgcttcattcgcgcgtgaaattcacttcacaacagacGCAAATTTGCATCGTGGGAGGGTTTCTTCCAGTCGGCTACAAtctcgtatatatatatacaggtatagctcaaattgagtaaagagcGTTTTTTACAATtgattttacagattttctgACCTCCTTTCTTCCAAGAAAGAtccttttatttctgtttcgataaaagtaagaagatgtatcgtacagctccaggtatccatATACAgcaaagtttattttgttttccattgtTATGTCGGATTTTTGCCTCCGCTCGCTACGTCAAaatcacgtcactactagagcaagctcctgattctTTAACGCGGCGCGAATTTTTGCCAAAGTTCTCAACTGGCGCGATTCGAACAAATCACACGTTACGCATCATGTTCTTCGAACTATAAACTCGCGCAAGAGTTTTCGGGTCACTCAAgcagaaaaataacaaactttacCCTCGAGTTATAAAGAGCGTGAAACTTGATTGCTCAtgttggtgtgaacacagcattacttaactagttacacccaacactggtcacaGGTGACCGATCTCGGAGaatacacaaaaatgacatgttCGGCTTCATACTTGTAGTATGTGAGCATTATTGGGTCCGTTGATGAAATCTTCCAGTTCTGTGAGACGCTTTGTTTTGGCCAGAGCGAAGATGAGCTCGGTGTCTAAATAAgtctctctcgctttctttcTGGCCATTTGAAGAAAGTTCACCAGATCCTCCCAGTTGCCTGTTAAAACAGACGAACATCCTCAACGAAGCGTCTTAGAGAAAAAAGCATGAGGGTAAAGCCTCATCTGCTCACCGTTTCTACCGGCAGCGTCGATCACCTCCATGTACGCAGACGCATCTCCTGCTTTGATGTAAGAGTCGATGGCTTCTTTCACCAGACCTCTGTGAAGCTGAGCCTGAGCGAGACGACTCCACACCGCCCCGTCTCCGCAGCGCTCGGCAAACTCATACGCACGTTCCAGATTCTCAATGTGCTCGATCAGAACCTGCACGGTGTGAATTTAAAGAGTCAGTCCTCAAATACAAGCCGCTAGAGTTTCACGAGTCATTaaagcgtgtgtgtttgtgtacctgtaTGGCGGAGGTGTTGACTTCAAACTTCTTAAAGATGGAGAAGGCTTCTTCGTACAGTTCGTTGCTTATGGCGATGTTGGCGATGTCAGGGGCGTCATAATTGTCCAGACGGTTGATGTACTCCATGACCCGTTTGCGGTCCGCTTTAATGGCTGTCAATATCAGCAGATTCTGGAGGTTTCTGGGTAGAGAGAATCGTTTTTTTAGTTGAGATGTCGAAAATGTGTACGAGGGAGGTTTTTGTTGGTTAATTATTTGTGAAACTCACAGTTAGACATCAAAGGTGAACAAAAGTAAACAGTTTATGGAACAAAGAAAAATGGGGAAATATGGACCTGTGTTCACTGAATATGGAGTTGTCCAGCACAATTTTTTCTAGAAGTTCTACAAGTTCATTGGGCAGATCAGCTGTCATAAACACTTTCACCGTCACAGATACTTCCTCTGCATCCTGCGTCTCGGGTAGAGCCGTCTGTaccacctacacacacacacgaccgTTAGCATCAATGTACACAACACATACATGAAACGCTTGGTGACGTTGATGGATGTGTTATGCCTGGTCTATCAGAGGTCGTCTGTAAGGGTTGGTCTCCTGTAAAACTCGGGCCCACAGATCTGGATCCTTTCGTCTCACCAGATACCGCGATTCACTTTTAAACAGAGAGTTTTCATTGCAGACCTGCGTGTGATCACACAACACAGAGGTGATGAGTGCAGTTTACGGTTGATAGAGTGAATATCTGCGTGTGAACATCACCTGTATGAGCTCCAGGTCACACTGGCCTCTCTCATAGGCCACGAAGGCCAGATGAGGATCTCTCTTCTCGCAGTAACGTCCCACCGTGATGCTGTCGTAGTGACGGTTCTCTCTGAGAAAGCGCTCCGGACTGTTGTTAGTGTCGATGTAGATCTTTGCTAAGGCATTATGGGTAGCCGGTTCTTCACATCCGTTCTGCACGCGGGATTCCAGCCAGGACAAGAGCAGCTTCAGTCTGGAGAACAGATCTGACTGTCAACGTCTCAGTTAGAGCTTTATAatagtgttgggtgtaactagttactaagaaATTAGTAACTGTAATTTAGTTACTTTTCTCTTGGAAAAATtcaagtaagggattactctaaTCATATTTCTGatgtaaataaactaaatactttgtgtaatatacaGTGGGTatggaaagtattcagacccccttacaTTTTTCACACTTTGTTATATTGctgccatttgctaaaatcatttaagttaatttttttcctcattaatgtacacacagcaccccatattgacagaaaaacacagaattgttgatttattaaaaaagaaaaactaaaatatcacatggtcctaagtattcagaccctttgctgtgacactcatatatttaactcaggtACTGTCCATTTCTGATCTGATAgtctacaccttcatttgagtcagctgtgtttgattatactgattggacttgaGCCACACACGAATCGGTATATTATagtaatttattaatgttaactACAGTATTCTGTAGTATTAGTCATAGAGTAAACTAAAGTAAATACTGCAGTGTACTTAAATACTTACTATAGTACACTGTCCTATAATGTAGTATACTATAATTATTAACACACTTAATGTGTACTGTTGCATTCTGTAGTGTTAGCCATAGAGAACTGAAAAGTGTcgtaaatactgtagtatacattaatatttaccGTAGTAAATTGCAGGatactgtaatacattacaataatatgcatattattattcccacataaaaatactgtagtatttactATATTAAACCGTAGTATATAAtagtaattcatttattttgtaaatgttaacggcagtattctgtagtattaaCTATAATAAATTGGCAAACTGTAGCAGATCAACTGCAGTATACTTCCTATAGTACACTGTCCTATACCGTAGTATCTATAATCATTAACACGCTTAATGTGTGCTATTGCACTCTGTAGTGTTAACCGTAGATAATTGAAAAACTGAAGCAAATACTGTTTTATACAGTCCCTTAGAACTCACTGTAATAAATTGTAGTACACCATATTACATCTTACTTGTTAATATGATTAATGTGTACTATAGCGTTCTGTAGACAAGTACAATTAAAAACTGTTATAAATACTactatacttttatttattatggaaagGTACGAACATTTACTACGTTTGACTTtagtaaatactaaaatattcCAGAGTATTTTTTTATCTGGGTGATTCAAGCATTTCTGAGTAAAGACGCAAAAAGTCGTCTTTAAAAGCGATGTTAACAATATTTGTCGTAGTCaacaaatattgtgtttattaaaaaaaaacggtttaTTGAATCTCAGTTTCACCTGTTTCGTTTCTCAACCTCTTCCACGAGCTGATCGGTGCTGAAATCTCCACGTACCGCCTCAATCAAACTCTTAATGGTGTCTTCTGAGCAATCCACATCCAACAAACCACCAACCACCACCGGCAGACGACTGGGATTtacctacacaaacacacatcgtCATATAAAAATCACTTTCATATGGGTGAATGTTCTGGAATACAGACACGTCGATGTTCAGCACCTTCTGAACGTAGATCTCGATGTATTTCTGCAGATTGCTGCGGTACAGGTACAACACCAGATCGTGGACGAAATGAAAGCGATCGCACACGATGATGAGAGGCAGCTGGTCCGTCAGTTTGGCTTCCTGCGCAAAAACAAGTTATAAATCTACTTCTTCTCTCGCCCTTCTCAACGGCATCACAAACTCACAGCATTTCTGAGGGACAAACTACCtgatagaataaaataaaacaaataatgaaataaaaagggTTTTTGGGTTTAACGGTTGATCTGATTGAGTAGGTTTCATGACTTTGACCTTGAGAAAGTTCTTGACGGGTTCAGCGTTATAGCAGCTGCTCTCTCTACAGATCCGCTCCACTTCCTTTATCTGACCGGTCCTGCACGCAGCCTGAATGTACTTCAGATGAACATCAGGATCTTGACTGAAGTTCACGATGGAGCccagaaaataaaacagaccTGACGGAGAGAGAGGACGATAAAATGTGCACAAGGTCGGCACACCAAAGCTGcaaaaatcgaaataatatgaaACGTCATGCGCTTTGTTAAAGTCGCTTAAAACTTTTGATTCATTTTGGGTTGATTCGTTTTTGGTTGAGCACCCGTTTAAAGTTGATTTGTGtgctttttctgtgtttttgctAACAGATCTTTAACCTCCAATCCTTTAGTATTTGAAA containing:
- the cltcl1 gene encoding LOW QUALITY PROTEIN: clathrin heavy chain 1 (The sequence of the model RefSeq protein was modified relative to this genomic sequence to represent the inferred CDS: inserted 1 base in 1 codon); amino-acid sequence: MAQILPIRFQEHLQLQTLGVNPASISFSCLTMESDRFICIREKVGEQNQVVIIDLSDPTNPIRRPITADSAIMNPASKVIALKAGRTLQIFNIEMKSKVKSHSMTEDVLFWKWISVNTMALVTDTTVLHWSMEGDSQPIKMFDRHASLAGCQIINYRTDDQQKWLLLIGISAQQNRVVGGMQLFSVERKVSQPLEGHAAAFGLYKLEGNPNASTLFCFAVRGPAGGKLHIIEVGQPQAGNQPFAKKAVDVFFPPEAQTDFPVAMQVGPKHAVIYLITKYGYLHMYDLESGVCIYMNRISGETIFVTAAHDSTSGIIGVNKKGQVLSVCVEEENIVNYVTRVLQNPELALRMALRSDLSGAEELLIHKFNTLFSQGDYTEAARVAASAPRGILRTAETIRRFQSAPAQGGKASPLLQYFGVLLDRGQLNKLESLELCRPVVEQGKTQLLEKWLKGEKLECSEELGDSVKTADVTLALSVYLRANVPGKVIQCFAETGEFKKIILYVKKVGYSPDWVMLLRGVMRAAPDQGLQFAKMLVQDKEPLVAVSQVVDVFMEGNLVQQCSSFLLDALKSNRPEEGPLQTRLLEMNLLHAPQVADAILENKMFTHYDRAHIAQLCESAGLLQRALEHYSDPQDIKRVIVHTHLLNPEWLVNFFGSLSVGDSVECLRAMLASNLRQNLQHCVQIASRYHEQLGTQTLVELFESFKSNEGLFYFLGSIVNFSQDPDVHLKYIQAACRTGQIKEVERICRESSCYNAEPVKNFLKEAKLTDQLPLIIVCDRFHFVHDLVLYLYRSNLQKYIEIYVQKVNPSRLPVVVGGLLDVDCSEDTIKSLIEAVRGDFSTDQLVEEVEKRNRLKLLLSWLESRVQNGCEEPATHNALAKIYIDTNNSPERFLRENRHYDSITVGRYCEKRDPHLAFVAYERGQCDLELIQVCNENSLFKSESRYLVRRKDPDLWARVLQETNPYRRPLIDQVVQTALPETQDAEEVSVTVKVFMTADLPNELVELLEKIVLDNSIFSEHRNLQNLLILTAIKADRKRVMEYINRLDNYDAPDIANIAISNELYEEAFSIFKKFEVNTSAIQVLIEHIENLERAYEFAERCGDGAVWSRLAQAQLHRGLVKEAIDSYIKAGDASAYMEVIDAAGRNGNWEDLVNFLQMARKKARETYLDTELIFALAKTKRLTELEDFINGPNNAHILQVGERCYEEKMFEAARLLFNNVSNFARLASTLVHLGEFQAAVDSARKASCTRTWKEVCFACVDGEDFRLAQVSGLHIVTHADELEELISYYQDRGYFEDLMLLLEAALGLERAHMGMFTELAILYSKHKPQRMREHLDLFWSRVNIPKVLRAAEQAHLWAELVFLHDKYEEYDNAVVMMMSHPTDAWRDATFKELIVKVANVELYYKSLTFYLDFKPLLLNDLLSVLTPRLDHTRTVSVFSRVNQLRLVKQYLRSVQNHNNRTVNEALNNLLTDEEDYRGLRASLDVYDNVDSIALAQRLESHDLLEFRRIAAYLYKRSQRWTQSIQLCKRDKLYKDAMRYAAESQDGALAQDLLRWFVEEXKRECFAACLFTCYDLLAPDVVLELAWRHGLVDFTMPYFIQKMREYLRKVDELARQVKVDELQQEETKRVSDDDDLPEATSVVLGHQSMLTSNQSPVAPQSGFPGYGYSAPGFVPPAYGFNLQP